A window of Phragmites australis chromosome 15, lpPhrAust1.1, whole genome shotgun sequence genomic DNA:
TTCATCCCATTTCAGATTGCTGCTGCATGTAAGATGTTCCAGGTAGTTGAGAAAAGGGAGTTCACATTGATGCCCTGCTGGGTCGAGTTACGTCACCATCCTAAATGGCAAACGGAGTCGTCTCGCAAGAAGCAGAAGACTGGGGCAGAGGGAACCCCGGTATCTACGCAGGAGGGAGAGTCCTCCCCCGGCTGCAACGAAGGTGAAGGGGCGACTGCCACGCATACCAGCGGGAGCAACCGGCAGAATTGGCTAGCAGGCCGCAACAAGGCCAAGGACCTCGCTCGCGGTTCGTCTTCATCTACCTCGATAACAAAACCAGTGCTTGAGATGTTTGACAGGCAAATTGCGGTGAAGGAGAAACTTGAGAAGGAACGAGCTAATCGCTTTGCAGAGATGTTGAGAATTGAGCAGCAGAGGTTGCGCCTTGAGGAGGAGCGTGTGCAGCTAGAAAAGGTcaaggaggagaggcaaaagatcagggaggagagggagataatGAGCATGGACAGTTCGCAGATGGACGAGGACCAGCAGGCATATTACAGGAGCCTCCGCCGAAGCATAATTGCTGCTCGCCAAGCTGAATCTGCCCCCTGAGTCCTGTTGCCCATTTTTGCAAACTATGTATCCTTTATGTACTTTATGGTTGCTGTATTTGTTGAGGATAGAATTTTCCATCTACGGCATACTTTGTGTTCAATTCCATAGGACCTTGAACAATTTCTATGTTCTGCCTGTACTGAAACTGCTTCATACCTGGAAGTATGCATGTGCACTTGTTGCTATACCTGTATGCAGGTTTAATTCTGTACCTGGAAGTAGCTGCTGCCATTTTGCTGCTATACCTGTATGCAAGTTCAATTCTCGACCAAGTACCTGCTGTCATTTTGCTGCTATCATTTTGCTTCTATACGTGAATGCATGTGCACTTCTGGACCAAGTTGGAACTATCATTTTGCTACTGTACGTGTATGCATGTGCACTTCTGGACCGAGTTTGAACTAGCATTTTGCTGCTACCATTTTGCTGCTATACGTGTATGCATGTGCACTTCTGGACCAAGTAGCAGCCGTGGTGCTTGAACTATGTACGTACTGCGACGAGAAGCTGTGAAATGCAAGTGCTCAGGGATGTGTTTATGAGGGAGAATCTAACCATACATTGTTCACTTATTAAGTGTAGCTGAAAGTACCCTATGACAAAATAAAACCATGAAAGCCACATCAGAATCTACAATACCTGGACATAAATTTTTACACGATGAAATGCGACACATAACTACGTCGAACCATATTACATTTATTTAAGCACATTACACGATGGAAATAGGTCTACTGTCCTCCTTGCATCTGCCACAGGTGCTCCACTATGTCGTCACGGAGTTGATGATGCGTTGGTCGGCTTCTAATTTGCCCGTACCTTTCCATAAATGCTtgaagtggggggggggggggggttggttcGTGAGACGGCATCGCGTCCTCGCCCGAACCCTCGTAGACGTATTCGAGAGCCCCTCCCGGTCTCTCATCCtcgattatcatgttgtgcatgataa
This region includes:
- the LOC133892254 gene encoding uncharacterized protein LOC133892254: MGAFWQRIESFFHEHKDFPSTRNKKSLQGRWTFVNGMVQRFCGHYAKALRNKRSGMTEADTIAAACKMFQVVEKREFTLMPCWVELRHHPKWQTESSRKKQKTGAEGTPVSTQEGESSPGCNEGEGATATHTSGSNRQNWLAGRNKAKDLARGSSSSTSITKPVLEMFDRQIAVKEKLEKERANRFAEMLRIEQQRLRLEEERVQLEKVKEERQKIREEREIMSMDSSQMDEDQQAYYRSLRRSIIAARQAESAP